The nucleotide sequence TTCTCACCCGATTCCACTGCTGCTGTTCAGTTGCCCGATAAATCCGCTATCTCAAGTTCCTAACACGCTTCTTGACCTGTTCCCAATTAATGGAAGCCCAGTCTTGAAGAGGTTTCCCTGCTCCGATTTCCAATTGGAATCTATCTTTCACAGTGGATTTGGTTCCGTTACTTTGGTTTATCGGTGAAGACCTGCCGGAAGTCTGCCATCTTTCGATGTAGGGCAAAGTTTGAACCCCTATCTCCCGCATTACCAGGAGCATTCGCTTTCTCCGGCATCCTTTACCCTCTGGATCGTTCCGCTTCCCTTACGGTCGGCCTACTCCCAGATTGACTGAGAGAATCCATAGGGCTTACGCAGTTCCAAGCGTTTGAGATGCGTTTGGGGTGGGTTCCGTCTAACTCCGATGGGGATGTAATCTGTCGCTTAACGGAATAGCAAGCCATTAAGCTACCCATTCACCTTTTGGTCTGAGTGTGTCAGCCTGATTTCACTCATTCCTTTATGACGAAGCGTCATCAACGGTTCACTCACGTTAACCCGGTCAAACTTCCCCTTGCCCGCTCCCGGTTTGGGCTACCAGGTTAGGTACTTTCGTGGTCTGCTTCCATTGGCTTCATTACTGACTGCCAATGTGACCGGAGTCAGAGACTCTTTTACGTGGGGACAGTGGGACAGATGCCACTGGGAGATTTTCTCCACTCAATTGGTCAATACTCCGGACAGTTTTGAGACGGAGATGGAAGAAAAGCCACCCACCGTGTAGAGTGCGATTGTAGAAAAAATACACACCGATGGATAGCTTCAAAGAGATTCTAACCGGTCTGCTGGACTCAGCAGGCCATTTCACAAACCCCAACGCCAGTTTCTGCTGACCTTGATGAGCACAATTTTCGTGGTCTGTGGCAAGGTCAATTACACCAACCTCAGCCGCTACAGCGAACTATCCGAGCGAACCTATCGTCGCCACTTTGAGCAAGGACTGGGATTGGAGAGGCTCAACCAAACGCTGATAGAACAGGTGAGCTCCTCCCAAAGCAACCAGATCGCCGTGGTGGATTGTAACTTCGTCGAAAAAAGTGGTCGTCATACCCCCGGACTGGATTGGTTTTATAACGGCAAAACCCAACGAGCCGAGCGAGGTTTGGAGTGGTCGGTAGTGGCGATCGTGGATCTGGAACAGAACACGGGATATACCCTGTCCGCTCAACAGACCGAAGCGGGATTGGCTAGCCAGGCTGACACAGCGGCTCCAGCACATCAGTCTCGGGGCAACCGTGTGGACTTCTACCTGGGACATCTGGCCTATTGTCAAAGCTATTTCCCCCCCCAGCTGCGCTATGTGGTTGGCGATGGCTACTACACCAAGGACAAGTGGGTGGAGGGGGTGGTGCAGTTGAAGCTGCATGCGATTGGCAAACTGCGGCGCTGCGATGCCAACCTCAACTTCCTTTATGACGGGCCTCAGAAGCCACGAGGACGTCACCGCCGCTATGACGGCAAAGTGGATTTGACTAACCCCAGTCGCTTTGAATTCGTTGGGAGTGTAGAGTTTGACGTCAAACTCTACACTGCTGTGGTCTGGTCGGTGTGTCTCAAACGGTCCATCCGCCTGGCTTATTTGCTCAAAGAGCAGGATGGCAAACGCAGCTATGTCGTGCTGTTTTCGACTGACTTGGAGATTGACCCTCTGCTGCTCTATCGCTGCTACAAGGCCCGCTTTCAGATCGAATTTATTTTCCGCGATGCCCGCCAGTTTACCGGATTGGCCGATTGTCAGGCCCGCTCCCCCGAAGCTTTAGATTCCCATATTAATACCAGTCTCATGGCACTGAATTTAGCCAAAGCCGCCTTGCAACAACAGCAGCCAACGACTGAACCGCTCAGTTTTTCCATTGCTTCTTACAAACGGCTTGCCCTTAACGAGCATCTGTTGGACTTATTTATTTCCATGTTTGAGTTGGAGCCAAGTTCAATTAAATCCCACCCCAGCTACCAGAACCTGCTTGGCTACGGGGCTATAGCAGCCTAATTCTGTCCGGAGCATTGTTGGTGAGATTTTATTCCCTCCTTCGCTCGACTTCTGCGGCGCGCTACTATATAAAGGCGAATGTGTCATTCGAGTGCAGTCCACCCGCGAAGAACTGTTGCACGATATGAATGTGGTTACCCGCAAAACCCGCTATTACATCTACTCCTTTCCAGAGAGCGCCGAGCAGTTGGCTCAACGGATTCGCAGCTATTGGGAGGTGGAAAACAAGGTTCATTATGTTCGAGATGTTACTCAAGGAGAGGACAAATCTCGCATTCGCACCACTCCTCTGGTCCAGATTTGCGCCTTGGCCCGCAACTTTGCCATCAACCTCTACCGAGAGTTTGGCTTTACCAATATGGCCCAAGCTCAGCGACGATGTGGACAGACTTTCAACACACTCAGGGCTATCTTTGAATGAAATAACCCTGAAGGGGGCATACTTAGCATTAAGTGAGAAAGAGGCTTCAATCTCAATGTAGAGAAACTGTTCATGAGTCTCAAGCATATAGGCAATTCTAACAATCGAACAATCTATATCCGCATCATTGTTGACACGGATATGGTCCTTCAGGACTTTCCCGATCTTGGTAGGGACATCCGGGAACCCACGACTATTCGCTGGGACCAGGAGTACGCGTTCGTCACTACGACAGCAGGGAGTACGAATCAGGACACTGGGAATGTTGCTTTCGAAGCCTGCGCAGGTGACATCATCCGCTTCTGCGCCACTTCAGGGTCGAACAACTTCGAGCAGCCTGTTTTGATCCGCGACCTCAATTATGTTCGGGGTGACAAACTCCTACAAAGCTTCAAGCTTGTGAGACTGGAACAGAGGGGGATATCTCCCATCGGCGAGAGCGATCCCAATGCCAAGCTCGTCAGGCAGAAGTTCTGGTTCTACCAGTGCGAGGTTGCTTGCGAAGGTACCGGGATCTACAGCCTGGTGCTAGCACTCCACAGCTATGACGAGGAGGGACAACTTCGCTTAGCTGGTCTCTACAAATGGAAGCTTCAAATCACTGTACATTTCAGTTCATCATCACCAGAAGAAAAAACACAACAGTAAGGAGAAAAAATCGTGAGTAAGACCATCAATATTCTCATAACAATCGACACAGACGCTGTCAAGAAACACTATCAGAACCCCAGCCAGGACTCGACTGAGCCCACTGGCATCGCCCACAATTACGGTTTCATGGTCGCCACGGGGACGGTTATTAACTCTGGACAGGGAACCGGGGACCTCAATATAACAGCCCTCGTCGGCGACAACCTCCGCGCTTTTGCCACATCAGGCTCCAATAATTTTGAGGACGGTGTCCTGCTCTATGGGATGCCAAAATTCAGTGGCGATCAGGTGTTAAGCGAGTTCCAATACCAGAATTTCACCAAGTCGACCGTTATTCCAAACTCTACAACGACCCCGTTGCCGGCTAAGACTGCTGATTACGTCTTCTGGTTCTACGAGGCTGACGTTATCAAAGCTGGACAAGAAGGCTATAGGGTGCAATTCGGCCTCTACACCCGCAGTCAGACCACCGGGGAGCCCGAGCTCTACGGCTATTTCGAATGGGATCCGACTATCATCGTCGCCGGCTGATTATCTCAGTGATGGAGTGCAAAAGGTTAAGGGAGAATAACTGGATGCGGATTTTGCCCCTTGGGTGAATTTGTCTGGAAGCTCTTTGACAAATGGAACAACTCTATTGACCATCAAACTCTTACGTGACTAAAATAGTCTGTAAAGCTTACAGGCTGTGAATTACAGCTTGTGAATAGCGGAAAAGAGTGTTGAAAAAAAAGGTCTTTTATTCCAGACGTATGCATCTAGCCGATTGGCAATAATTTGGACGCATAGCGTCCAAATTATTGCCAGAAACAGTTTAGTCCAAGCGACTCAATTCACCTGCTATACCCTTTGATATCCCCAAAAATCTTCAATTATATTGACTATCTGCTAGAGGCTAAAACAAAGTCAGAAGTCCGGTATTGGGATTATTATACAGTTCTTCAATATCTTCCTGGTGGCTTCGTAGGATTGTCTCGATATCGGATGTTTTGCAATTGCCTCGCCGAATCCAAACAATCTTTGGTGGGAATCCTCGAAGTAAGCAAATATCGCTGAAGTCACTATCTGCTGAAGTCACTATCTTTAGTAACTATCGTAAAACCCCCTTTCTTGGCGTAGTCCCAAACTTCATCATCTGGTTTTCGATCTAGACCAAGCTTAAAAACATGGTTGGAGTTGGGATAGAGATCTTGCAAGCGACTGACGAGAGTAGGAGAGAGATTGTGATCGAACAGTAATTTCACGCTTTGACAACCAGCAGAGCCTTTTCACGATCGGCAGCGTAGCTCAAGCAAGCGCGAATATCTTCTTCGGTTAAATAGGGAAAATCATCAAGGATCTCTTGATGGGTCATACCTGAAGCTAGATAGTCTAGAACGTCATAAACCGCGATCCGCATCCCTCGAATGCAAGGCTTACCGCTGCGCTTGCCGGGTTCGATGGTGATGATGCCTGAGTAACTCATGGCCAGCCTTCACGACGAGTTTTGCAACAATCTTAGCCGACGCTCAAAATCAGCTGCCTGAGTCTTATCCACTAAATTAACTTGAGTCATTCTCTGATATTTGAGGTTATTCTCAATTATCTGGACTTTTCCTGCGGCGCTCTCCAGCCGGAGGGGATGGTGGGATCGGATTTTGGGGGGGGTGAGGGGGTGTATGCGCAGGCGATCGCCCCTTCAGTGATAAGTACGGCTAATAATTCGGAGAGGTTTTCACTAGGGAGTAGCGGGGGGTGAAGTTGGGGGGCTTGTATACCAGTTGGTGAGATTAGCTGTAAGCTATTTGGACTCTGGAGTGCAAGTGCGCTGTGAAGACAGATTCGCCCCTCTACAACCTCTTTTCCATTTATCCGTCAAGCTTCTTTCAGCTTGCTGGTTTGCCCGATAGTGCTGTGGACAGGTACAAGTTTGACTCCATTGAGGTAAGTGAACCGGCTTTTCGGATCGATGGTGTGTTTGTGCCGAAGGGGGAAGCGGCAGGGGAGCCAATCAGGTTTTGCGAATATCAGTTTCAACTAAGCGACGGTATTTACCGTCGCCTGTTCGGGGAAATCTTCCTGTATCTCAGACATGCCCCTGACGATCCTGACTGGCATGCAACGGTCATTTTCCCGCACCGCCACCTTCAGACAACTGACACTGATGCTTATCAAATGCTTCTGATGAGCAATCAAGTTAGGCGGATTTATCTGGATGAGCTCGACCCCGATCGGCTGCGGTTGGGGGCGGCGATCGTTCAGTTGACTGTCGAGCCAGAACGTAGTGCCCCCGAACGATTTCAGAAGGTGATGGCCCAGGCTGAGCAAGAGATCGCGGATATCAGTTTGCGACAGGACATAATGAAGGTGCTCGAAAAGCTGGCCATCTATAAATTCCCACAGCTAAGTAGCAAGGAGCTGGAGCAGATGCTGGGTTTAGGAGACATCAAACAAACCTGCGTCTATCAGGAAGCTCAGGAGGAGTGGACGCGGGCAATCGCGACTTGAGCTTAGGTGCGAGCTCTATGCAGCAGCACCCAAATGATATAAAATATTACCTAGTAATACTAGAGCATATTTTCTGTGTTTTAAGTGTGTTCTAAATAGTATTTAGTGGCTCTGGTTGCGTCAGGCCGCCATCATGGGTATGCGTATCAGTGTTGACGTATGACCCAAGAGAAGATGGCGCGTACCTCGGTCACCATTCCCGAGTCGGTTTTAGAGGCATTCAAAGAGTATTGCGTTCGCCAGCGACGCTCAGTCTCGGCGCAAATTACTATCCTGATCGAGCAGACTCTAAAGGCCGAAGCCGAAGAACGGTCAAATGGTTAGCTTGTGGCAACGGAATGGATGCCCCTCACGAGCGCTCTGGCGAGGGCTCAGATGGTTTCTATCTCTAGGGTTTTGTAAAGAATCGCGATCGACTGCAAGGAAGAGGGCGGGGATCGCTGCGAGTAATGTTATGGAATGCAAACCTTGCGAGCTAAATCCTAGTTCTGTCTGCTCGGGCTCGATAAGTGGGGATATATTTGGAGCTGTAGAAATATATCCAGATATAGCGTCTGAGGAGAGCGGAAATGACCTAGAAAAATCTCCCTACACGACCAAACCCCTCCTGGGGAACAGAAGGGGCGACGTCGGATAGGAGCCTATCAATTTATCTGGTGGCGGAACCTAACTGATGCTTTGGCGGGCTGATTGTTAGGACTCCACAGGTGGATATTGCCATTTTAGATGTCACTTTCGACTGTTGCAACATCCCCTGTAAGAAATTTTCTGCACCGCTACACCAACAGC is from Synechococcus sp. PCC 7336 and encodes:
- a CDS encoding DUF5615 family PIN-like protein codes for the protein MKLLFDHNLSPTLVSRLQDLYPNSNHVFKLGLDRKPDDEVWDYAKKGGFTIVTKDSDFSR
- a CDS encoding DUF5615 family PIN-like protein, with product MTSADSDFSDICLLRGFPPKIVWIRRGNCKTSDIETILRSHQEDIEELYNNPNTGLLTLF
- a CDS encoding IS4 family transposase; this translates as MSTIFVVCGKVNYTNLSRYSELSERTYRRHFEQGLGLERLNQTLIEQVSSSQSNQIAVVDCNFVEKSGRHTPGLDWFYNGKTQRAERGLEWSVVAIVDLEQNTGYTLSAQQTEAGLASQADTAAPAHQSRGNRVDFYLGHLAYCQSYFPPQLRYVVGDGYYTKDKWVEGVVQLKLHAIGKLRRCDANLNFLYDGPQKPRGRHRRYDGKVDLTNPSRFEFVGSVEFDVKLYTAVVWSVCLKRSIRLAYLLKEQDGKRSYVVLFSTDLEIDPLLLYRCYKARFQIEFIFRDARQFTGLADCQARSPEALDSHINTSLMALNLAKAALQQQQPTTEPLSFSIASYKRLALNEHLLDLFISMFELEPSSIKSHPSYQNLLGYGAIAA
- a CDS encoding transposase, coding for MQSTREELLHDMNVVTRKTRYYIYSFPESAEQLAQRIRSYWEVENKVHYVRDVTQGEDKSRIRTTPLVQICALARNFAINLYREFGFTNMAQAQRRCGQTFNTLRAIFE
- a CDS encoding AidA/PixA family protein gives rise to the protein MSLKHIGNSNNRTIYIRIIVDTDMVLQDFPDLGRDIREPTTIRWDQEYAFVTTTAGSTNQDTGNVAFEACAGDIIRFCATSGSNNFEQPVLIRDLNYVRGDKLLQSFKLVRLEQRGISPIGESDPNAKLVRQKFWFYQCEVACEGTGIYSLVLALHSYDEEGQLRLAGLYKWKLQITVHFSSSSPEEKTQQ
- a CDS encoding DUF433 domain-containing protein, which translates into the protein MSYSGIITIEPGKRSGKPCIRGMRIAVYDVLDYLASGMTHQEILDDFPYLTEEDIRACLSYAADREKALLVVKA
- a CDS encoding DUF2887 domain-containing protein translates to MKTDSPLYNLFSIYPSSFFQLAGLPDSAVDRYKFDSIEVSEPAFRIDGVFVPKGEAAGEPIRFCEYQFQLSDGIYRRLFGEIFLYLRHAPDDPDWHATVIFPHRHLQTTDTDAYQMLLMSNQVRRIYLDELDPDRLRLGAAIVQLTVEPERSAPERFQKVMAQAEQEIADISLRQDIMKVLEKLAIYKFPQLSSKELEQMLGLGDIKQTCVYQEAQEEWTRAIAT
- a CDS encoding inclusion body family protein, which encodes MSKTINILITIDTDAVKKHYQNPSQDSTEPTGIAHNYGFMVATGTVINSGQGTGDLNITALVGDNLRAFATSGSNNFEDGVLLYGMPKFSGDQVLSEFQYQNFTKSTVIPNSTTTPLPAKTADYVFWFYEADVIKAGQEGYRVQFGLYTRSQTTGEPELYGYFEWDPTIIVAG